A window of the Tunturibacter empetritectus genome harbors these coding sequences:
- a CDS encoding HlyD family secretion protein, producing MPDQSDQQQEGQTAQISGTVQIKQNGGGKQPPDDSQKDSHKQEEDDAPEKKSGRKFIIIAVIILLVIGAGIFYWRSTFSEDTDDAQVDGDLYQVSSRVTGQVIKVYVEDNQEIKIGDPIAEIDPRDYQVALEQAQANLASSQAAALQATVNVPITGVNVNTSVSTTGSDVTGSSAAVEQARKQAQAAEARVVAAKATAVKSHLDVERYTPLVEKDVISKQQYDAAVATDAANQASVLEAEATVIGQQAAVTQSIQKLAQSRFQAAQSIKTGPDQVRVQQAKANSALADVKQAQAKVDQAMLNLGYTHITAPTTGIVNKKNVQVGANLSIGQDVLTIIPLTNLWVTANFKETQLAKMKPGQSVTLKVDALGGRKFHGKVTQIGGATGSRLSLFPPENATGNYVKVVQRIPVRVDFTNLQQENGDYALRPGMSVTPDVEVK from the coding sequence TTGCCAGACCAATCAGATCAGCAGCAGGAAGGCCAGACCGCGCAGATCAGCGGCACAGTGCAAATCAAGCAGAACGGCGGCGGCAAACAGCCCCCGGACGATTCGCAGAAGGATTCCCACAAGCAGGAAGAGGACGACGCGCCTGAGAAGAAATCCGGCCGCAAGTTCATCATCATCGCTGTCATCATTCTCCTTGTCATTGGAGCAGGAATCTTTTACTGGCGCTCAACCTTCAGCGAGGACACCGACGATGCCCAGGTTGATGGCGATCTCTATCAGGTAAGCTCCCGCGTCACCGGCCAGGTCATCAAGGTCTACGTGGAAGACAATCAAGAGATCAAAATAGGCGATCCTATCGCCGAGATCGACCCGCGTGACTATCAGGTAGCCCTCGAGCAGGCTCAGGCTAACCTCGCCAGCTCGCAGGCCGCTGCGCTCCAGGCCACTGTCAATGTGCCGATCACCGGTGTCAATGTGAACACCAGCGTAAGCACCACGGGCTCCGACGTTACTGGCAGTTCTGCAGCGGTCGAGCAGGCCCGCAAGCAGGCTCAGGCGGCAGAGGCTCGCGTCGTCGCAGCCAAAGCTACCGCGGTCAAATCGCATCTCGACGTCGAGCGCTACACGCCGCTGGTCGAAAAAGACGTCATCTCGAAGCAGCAGTATGATGCTGCCGTGGCTACAGATGCTGCGAATCAGGCCTCTGTGCTGGAGGCCGAAGCAACGGTCATTGGCCAGCAGGCCGCCGTCACCCAGTCGATCCAGAAGCTTGCCCAGTCACGGTTTCAGGCGGCTCAGTCCATCAAAACCGGCCCCGATCAGGTCCGGGTCCAGCAGGCCAAGGCTAACTCTGCCCTCGCTGATGTCAAACAGGCGCAGGCTAAAGTCGATCAGGCGATGCTGAACCTCGGTTACACCCATATCACTGCTCCCACCACCGGCATCGTCAACAAGAAGAATGTTCAGGTGGGCGCGAACCTCAGCATCGGGCAGGACGTTCTGACGATCATTCCGCTGACCAATCTATGGGTTACGGCAAACTTCAAGGAGACGCAGCTTGCCAAGATGAAGCCCGGGCAGTCGGTTACGCTGAAGGTCGATGCTCTGGGTGGACGTAAATTCCACGGCAAGGTGACGCAAATCGGCGGCGCTACCGGATCGAGGCTCTCCCTCTTCCCCCCTGAAAACGCGACCGGAAACTATGTTAAGGTCGTCCAGCGAATTCCTGTTCGTGTCGATTTCACGAATCTGCAACAGGAAAACGGCGACTACGCGCTGCGCCCTGGCATGTCGGTTACGCCGGATGTAGAGGTCAAATAA